The following nucleotide sequence is from Candidatus Krumholzibacteriia bacterium.
AAGCGCACGACCATCGACGACGGCGACGACGCCACCCGCGTGCTCGACTGCGAGATCGTCGACAACGCCGCGGGCGGCCTGAAGACCGCATCACCGCTCGTGCTCGTCCGCGACACCGTGGTCGCGCGCAACGGCGGGCGAGGGCTCGAGGCCGTTCCCACGTCGCAGCCCTCGAGCCTCGACGTGGTCCGCGCGACTTTCGTCGCCAACGCCGCGGCGGCCGTGTTCGCCGACCACGACTCGGTCACGGTGGCCAACACGATCGTGGTGACGAACACCGGGGCGGCCTACGAGTCGTCGGTGGGCACGGTGCCGGTGGTCACGTGCACGAACGTGTTCGACAACGGCAGCGACTACACGGGCCCGCTCGACGGACTGCTCGGAGAGAGCGGCAACATCAGCGTCGACCCGATCTTCTGCGATCCGAACGGCGGCAGCTACACGCTCGTGTCGATCTCGCCGTGCCTGCCGGATTCGCCGACGGGCGACCCGGCTTGCGGGCGGATCGGCGCGCGCGGGCAGGGATGTGCCGCCGAACCGATCATCGCGGCGGTTGAGGACATTCCGGCCGACCAGGGAGGACGGGTGCGGGTCACCTGGAGTGCCAGCGCCTTCGACACCCTCGGCTTCGACGTCACGGTCACCGGCTACGGCGTGTACCGGCGTCAGGACGCGCCCACGAAGACGGCGCCGGAGGGTCGTCCCAAACTGCTGGGCTGGGACTTCGTGGCCACCGTTCCCGCCCGCGGCGACCAGGGCTACCAGCTCGTGGCCGATACGCTGTGCGACTCGACGATCGTCGACGGCGACTGCTGGTCGGCCTTCTTCGTCTCGGCGATGACCGACGATCCCTTCGTGTTCTTCGACTCGCCGGTCGACAGTGGCTACTCCACCGACGACCTCTCGCCCGAGGCGCCCGGCCAGCTGGTGGTGTCGTACACGGGCGACGGCAACCAGTTGTCGTGGAACCCGTCGACGTCGACCGACCTGGGCGGCTACGTCGTGTTCCGCACCGACGACGCGGCCGCCGTACCCGACCCGGGTGCCGCACCGCTGGTGACCACCGTGCTGCCGGCCTTCGCCGACACCGACTTCGGGGGAGCCAGTCCGTGGGCATACCGCTACTGGGTGGCGGCCACGGACTTCGCGGGCAACCTCAGTGCGCTGGTGCTTCCGGTGACGACCACCGACACACCGGCCGCGCCGATCGGAGCGGTCGACCTACGACCC
It contains:
- a CDS encoding FlgD immunoglobulin-like domain containing protein; the protein is RDATAVVFDLDGANGVFFESTSPDSTAGPVLEALTFRNGDRAVEVRGIPPFVEPADPTSATITSCRFESNAVGVEGFWSTLALRSSVFVGNTTAGVRADAAGVDDQDGVYRGNATGIRSVEFAFESWERLQVANADVVANDTGISLVSAGSTSLIASCRVDSNTTRGLALSADSSDTVRVRDTELRGNATGVVTETFVRLVVEDSRILDGTGDGLQAGASVPFRLERTAIARNQGWGVTTGTGGLPRTGNHKRTTIDDGDDATRVLDCEIVDNAAGGLKTASPLVLVRDTVVARNGGRGLEAVPTSQPSSLDVVRATFVANAAAAVFADHDSVTVANTIVVTNTGAAYESSVGTVPVVTCTNVFDNGSDYTGPLDGLLGESGNISVDPIFCDPNGGSYTLVSISPCLPDSPTGDPACGRIGARGQGCAAEPIIAAVEDIPADQGGRVRVTWSASAFDTLGFDVTVTGYGVYRRQDAPTKTAPEGRPKLLGWDFVATVPARGDQGYQLVADTLCDSTIVDGDCWSAFFVSAMTDDPFVFFDSPVDSGYSTDDLSPEAPGQLVVSYTGDGNQLSWNPSTSTDLGGYVVFRTDDAAAVPDPGAAPLVTTVLPAFADTDFGGASPWAYRYWVAATDFAGNLSALVLPVTTTDTPAAPIGAVDLRPNVPNPFNPATTLHFSTVRTGRVRLTIYDSAGRRVRTLVDGRLEAGHHERRWDGSDDTGTPVASGVYRARLQANGRTLSRSMLLLE